A genomic window from Onychostoma macrolepis isolate SWU-2019 chromosome 22, ASM1243209v1, whole genome shotgun sequence includes:
- the LOC131530384 gene encoding uncharacterized protein LOC131530384: MLFIFLLVMHGVSGAEKDETSVSVTEGDAVTLQTGLSKVLNDDTILWMFGPKDSLICQIRRKDELTPIFFTDDVGFRGRLLVDQNTGSLTIRNTRKRHSGQYKLTISSEKTTTKIFNVTVFVVVGETDGMKSVSLSVLLGDHVTLPAHSEAHKDALMLWRFGDKGILLAKIDIETNETSLNDADEGFRDRLQVDQTGSLTIKNTRTTDSGLYELQIKGSEGSQRFLVSVSDPGLSSGGIAGIVGVVALVVMLLTGTFVTYYHRRISHLKKQIVEEKKETVTEGESVTLHAGLTETQGDITIQWCYESEDNLIAEISNGHRRTLPGADGRFRSKLKLDEKTGDLNISNIRTIHSGLYKLKISSSTIGTKYKRFIVSVNVKSVPATAGGSVILQTNAEIQSGDLILWTFGAENLLVKVNLGMTSISERFRNRLELDDQTGSLTIRDITDTDSGHFKLQIINREQTTFRRFNVTVSDRDGNQVNESVTEVMPLLSENVPNGTNEQEETSSL; encoded by the exons ATgctctttatatttttgttagtaATGCACG gAGTGTCTGGTGCAGAGAAAGATGAAACGTCCGTGTCCGTGACAGAGGGGGATGCTGTTACTCTACAAACTGGTCTTTCTAAAGTACTGAACGATGATACCATACTATGGATGTTTGGACCTAAAGACTCTCTCATATGTCAAATAAGAAGAAAGGATGAATTGACTCCAATTTTTTTCACTGATGATGTGGGATTCAGAGGCAGATTGCTGGTGGATCAAAACACTGGTTCTCTCACCATCAGAAACACCAGAAAAAGACACTCAGGACAATATAAATTAACCATCTCTAGTGAAAAGACTACgaccaaaatatttaatgttactGTATTTG TTGTGGTTGGTGAGACAGATGGAATGAAGTCAGTATCATTATCAGTCTTGCTGGGAGATCATGTCACTCTACCTGCTCATTCTGAAGCACACAAAGATGCTCTGATGCTGTGGAGGTTTGGCGATAAAGGCATCCTCCTGGCTAAAATTGACATTGAGACCAATGAGACCTCATTAAACGATGCTGATGAGGGCTTCAGAGATCGGCTCCAGGTGGATCAGAccggatctctgaccatcaagaacaccagaaccacagactctggactttatgaACTACAGATCAAAGGCAGTGAGGGTTCACAGCGATTCCTGGTTTCTGTCAGTG ATCCAGGTCTTTCTTCAGGTGGTATAGCAGGAATTGTTGGTGTTGTTGCTCTTGTTGTGATGCTCCTGACTGGAACCTTTGTGACTTACTATCACCGCAGAATCTCtcatttaaaaaagcaaattG TCGAAGAGAAGAAGGAGACAGTGACGGAGGGAGAATCTGTCACTCTACATGCTGGTCTGACTGAAACACAGGGAGATATTACGATACAGTGGTGCTATGAATCTGAAGACAACCTCATTGCTGAAATCAGTAATGGGCACAGAAGGACACTGCCAGGTgctgatgggagattcagaaGTAAACTGAAGCTGGATGAGAAGACTGGAGATCTCAATATCAGTAACATCAGGACCATTCACTCTGGACTCTATAAACTCAAGATCAGCAGCAGCACCATTGGAACCAAATACAAGAGATTCATTGTTTCCGTCAATG TGAAGTCAGTGCCAGCGACGGCAGGAGGTTCTGTCATTCTCCAGACTAATGCTGAAATACAAAGTGGTGATCTAATATTGTGGACATTTGGAGCTGAAAATCTTCTCGTTAAAGTTAATTTAGGAATGACTAGTATTAGTGAGAGATTCAGAAACAGACTGGAGCTGGatgatcagactggatctctgacgaTTAGAGACATCACAGATACAGACTCTGGACATTTTAAACTACAAATTATCAACAGAGAACAGACCACATTCAGGAGATTCAATGTAACGGTCAGTGACCGTGATG GAAACCAAGTGAATGAATCAGTGACTGAAGTGATGCCGCTGTTGAGTGAAAATGTTCCTAATGGAACGAATGAGCAGGAAGAGACGAGTTCACTTTAA